In the genome of Spirochaetia bacterium, one region contains:
- a CDS encoding tripartite tricarboxylate transporter permease: MLHLFLSAFSTVLHPSILFLVLLGVGIGIFFGAIPGLSTTMAIALCLPLTFSMNTNMGISLLLGLYIGGFSGGLVAAILLNVPGTAASIATTIDGYPMAKKGYAGKALGLGICSSFVGGMLSICALIFISPALAKIAIRFGSFEYFSLMLFALTMIITMSSKNIIRGIISGFLGILLAMIGGAPIDGIPRLTFGITSLSNGFNLVAVLIGIFAVSELFLYVDEKSEHLVKKIVKKLSFKGFGFSFKEWKQETGNIFRSSAIGVLIGILPGIGGALASMMSYDIARRSSKTPEIFGTGCNQGIVASETANNAAIGGAMIPLLSLGIPGDAVTALLLGAMTMQGLTPGPLLFRNNTSLIYLIFAILITANIFMIVVEFFAIRGFVHVLSLPKHILLPFISLLCIIGAYGLNYRIFDVFTIFLFGILGFFMKKWHFSTQPFIIGYIIGPLAELYLRRGLSYSDNSLIPFFTSPISLFFILASIASIIFVMLKHKKA, translated from the coding sequence ATGCTACATCTTTTTCTAAGTGCCTTTTCGACGGTATTGCATCCTAGTATACTGTTCTTGGTATTGCTCGGAGTCGGTATCGGGATCTTCTTTGGTGCAATCCCAGGACTTTCAACAACCATGGCAATTGCCCTTTGCTTACCTTTGACATTCTCAATGAATACCAATATGGGCATATCATTGCTGCTGGGGTTATATATCGGTGGTTTTTCAGGAGGTCTTGTTGCCGCAATATTATTGAATGTACCCGGTACAGCGGCTTCCATAGCTACGACGATCGATGGCTATCCGATGGCAAAGAAAGGATATGCTGGCAAGGCTCTTGGATTAGGTATCTGTTCGTCATTCGTAGGAGGCATGCTGAGCATCTGTGCCTTGATTTTCATTTCGCCTGCCTTGGCAAAAATTGCCATCAGATTCGGTAGCTTTGAATATTTCTCATTGATGCTGTTTGCCCTGACAATGATAATTACCATGTCATCCAAGAACATCATCCGAGGAATCATATCGGGTTTCCTAGGTATATTGCTTGCCATGATCGGGGGTGCTCCGATTGATGGAATTCCACGACTGACATTCGGCATTACTTCTCTCTCAAATGGTTTCAATCTTGTTGCAGTCTTGATCGGTATCTTTGCAGTATCCGAACTTTTCCTCTATGTAGATGAAAAAAGTGAACATCTGGTCAAAAAGATAGTAAAAAAGTTATCTTTCAAAGGATTTGGTTTTTCTTTCAAGGAATGGAAACAAGAAACAGGAAACATCTTCCGTTCATCGGCTATAGGAGTTTTGATAGGTATTCTTCCTGGAATCGGAGGAGCACTTGCCAGCATGATGTCCTATGATATTGCCAGAAGAAGTTCAAAGACTCCAGAAATTTTCGGTACAGGATGTAATCAGGGCATTGTTGCCTCTGAAACCGCAAACAACGCAGCAATAGGAGGAGCAATGATTCCCCTTTTGTCCTTGGGAATCCCTGGAGATGCTGTTACAGCCTTATTACTTGGTGCAATGACTATGCAAGGACTGACACCGGGACCTTTGCTTTTCCGAAACAACACTTCGTTGATTTATCTGATATTCGCAATTTTGATAACTGCAAATATTTTTATGATTGTCGTAGAATTTTTTGCAATCAGAGGATTCGTACACGTACTTTCATTGCCAAAACATATATTGTTACCTTTTATCAGCTTATTATGTATCATCGGTGCCTATGGTTTGAATTATAGGATTTTTGATGTATTTACAATATTTTTGTTTGGAATCTTAGGATTTTTTATGAAGAAATGGCATTTTAGTACCCAGCCTTTTATTATCGGGTATATTATCGGACCTTTGGCAGAATTGTATCTGCGACGGGGTCTTTCATACAGTGACAATAGTCTGATTCCTTTTTTTACTTCTCCGATTTCGCTCTTTTTCATTTTGGCATCAATTGCCAGTATCATTTTTGTCATGCTGAAGCATAAAAAAGCATAA
- a CDS encoding tripartite tricarboxylate transporter TctB family protein, which translates to MRKKSCILPSSLFLIILSLSFFIDSFYIVKRNKMLSVGPAALPRFVILVLFSLAIVNQVLYVKTKKPGEEKISISKKIILSVVLFGCCGLGLQIFGLILCGSFFLFGEMCLLDQEAVTKNKILRYLMLSVIFTVCVYFIFDFLFKINVPIGILFLR; encoded by the coding sequence GTGAGAAAAAAATCTTGTATATTGCCTTCTTCACTTTTTCTTATAATTTTATCATTATCTTTCTTTATTGATTCTTTTTACATTGTAAAAAGGAATAAGATGCTTTCAGTAGGACCTGCAGCATTACCTCGTTTCGTAATCTTGGTACTGTTCTCCTTGGCTATTGTCAATCAAGTGCTTTATGTCAAAACGAAGAAACCAGGAGAGGAAAAGATTTCCATCAGTAAAAAAATCATCCTATCCGTCGTTTTGTTCGGTTGTTGTGGTCTGGGTCTTCAAATCTTTGGTTTGATTCTCTGTGGTAGTTTCTTTTTATTCGGAGAAATGTGCTTGCTGGATCAAGAAGCAGTAACAAAAAATAAAATACTACGTTACCTGATGCTTTCGGTGATTTTTACAGTCTGTGTATATTTTATCTTTGATTTCCTTTTCAAGATAAATGTCCCTATTGGAATTTTATTCCTACGTTAG
- a CDS encoding sulfatase-like hydrolase/transferase, whose amino-acid sequence MKRKNVLLITVDQWSGKYLGCAGENEILTPSLDELANYGIRYTNAISTTPVSIPARRELMLGVGDVKHGDRIFNTKLEMPSTLPTLAQVFRNNGYQAYATGKLHVFPQRNRIGFDDVHLCEEGRHFEGLQQDDYERFLMKNGFPGLEFAHGMCNNDYFARPFHLDEAFHPTTWATRDMCETIKRRDPTRPAFWYLSYSAPHPPLVPPKDYMDMYEDIEFREPYIGDWVMKTDTLPFAYQYYSKMYHIDTKRKLANAKKAYYATCTHIDHQIRLVIGTLREEGILEDTILLFTADHGEMLGNHNLWGKFLMYENSVNIPMILIPTYDSDCQCGVVDDRLVELKDIMPTLLKLTGLEIPDDVDGISMLDQKKRTYSYCELWEDDRATRMILTQKYKLIYYAVGNQFQFFDRINDPNEMHDLIAEPAYRQIILELKDQLKAKLHGKDSDWIKNGKFVGLPSKDYQFISSLKDNNKLFRGRDMKLQRGIR is encoded by the coding sequence ATGAAACGGAAAAATGTACTATTGATTACTGTCGACCAATGGTCAGGCAAGTATTTGGGCTGTGCAGGAGAAAATGAAATCCTTACGCCATCTTTGGATGAACTGGCAAATTATGGCATCCGATATACCAACGCTATTTCAACGACACCTGTCAGTATCCCTGCCAGAAGGGAGCTGATGCTTGGTGTCGGCGATGTCAAGCATGGCGATAGGATTTTCAACACCAAGCTTGAAATGCCTTCCACTTTGCCAACGTTGGCCCAAGTATTTCGGAACAATGGATACCAAGCCTATGCAACGGGTAAGCTACATGTATTTCCGCAACGGAACAGAATAGGATTCGATGATGTGCATCTCTGTGAAGAAGGAAGACATTTTGAAGGACTTCAGCAAGATGATTATGAAAGGTTCTTGATGAAAAATGGCTTTCCAGGATTGGAATTTGCCCATGGTATGTGCAATAATGATTACTTCGCACGCCCTTTTCACCTGGATGAAGCTTTTCATCCAACCACATGGGCAACCAGGGACATGTGTGAAACAATCAAAAGAAGAGATCCGACAAGACCTGCGTTTTGGTACCTTTCCTATAGTGCACCTCATCCGCCGCTAGTACCACCGAAGGACTATATGGATATGTATGAAGATATAGAATTCCGTGAACCCTATATCGGAGATTGGGTAATGAAAACAGATACTTTGCCATTTGCCTACCAGTACTATTCCAAAATGTATCATATCGATACCAAACGAAAATTGGCGAATGCCAAAAAAGCCTATTATGCCACTTGCACCCATATTGATCATCAGATCAGACTAGTAATAGGTACATTGCGGGAAGAAGGAATCCTGGAAGATACCATACTATTGTTTACCGCTGATCATGGAGAAATGCTCGGTAACCATAACCTATGGGGCAAGTTCCTCATGTATGAAAACTCTGTAAACATTCCGATGATTCTGATTCCGACCTATGATTCGGACTGCCAATGCGGCGTTGTGGATGACAGACTTGTTGAACTCAAGGACATCATGCCAACCCTACTGAAATTGACTGGATTGGAAATTCCTGATGATGTTGATGGTATTTCAATGTTGGATCAGAAAAAGAGGACTTATAGTTATTGTGAACTATGGGAAGATGACAGAGCAACAAGGATGATACTTACCCAAAAGTACAAATTGATTTATTATGCTGTCGGAAACCAATTCCAATTCTTTGATAGGATCAATGACCCGAATGAAATGCACGACCTTATCGCAGAACCAGCCTACCGACAGATAATTCTGGAATTAAAGGACCAATTAAAAGCTAAGTTACATGGAAAAGATTCTGATTGGATCAAGAATGGAAAATTCGTCGGCTTGCCAAGCAAAGACTATCAATTCATATCTTCACTAAAAGACAACAACAAATTGTTCCGTGGACGGGATATGAAATTACAGAGAGGAATACGGTGA
- a CDS encoding tripartite tricarboxylate transporter substrate binding protein, producing MKKIFICGVLLLLCTGFAMANGTQEEEYPNRDITMVIPVKAGGDTDTYGRILAQYMGQELDTNIAVENIDGATGTIGGRQVYNARPDGYTLLFFHDAAVIAQICGLTDIKLSDYKIVSVCIQDPNSTFVVNAKKYKNAKDFFTRASSGEQVIVSAAAGSLAQLCPVILQEKLHANFKYVDSTSASDRIADMLAGRIDLFFSQYGIMQQYVQNGDFVSLGIMADKRNPAFSDVPTLKEQGYDIVIPKIFYIALPPKTPDTVVNKLSEALKKTCDNKDMLNAISKFKVIVNYTTPSEALDIIQQKEQLYQRYADKLI from the coding sequence ATGAAAAAAATTTTTATTTGTGGAGTCCTGCTATTGTTATGTACTGGCTTTGCAATGGCCAATGGTACTCAGGAAGAAGAATATCCTAATAGGGATATTACCATGGTCATTCCTGTCAAAGCTGGCGGTGACACTGATACCTATGGACGTATACTTGCCCAATATATGGGACAAGAACTTGATACCAACATAGCGGTCGAAAATATTGATGGAGCAACTGGAACAATCGGAGGCAGACAAGTTTACAATGCAAGACCTGACGGATATACCCTCTTATTTTTTCATGATGCTGCAGTAATTGCACAAATTTGTGGATTGACTGACATCAAATTGTCTGATTACAAAATCGTCAGTGTCTGCATCCAAGATCCGAATTCAACATTTGTAGTAAACGCAAAGAAATATAAAAATGCAAAGGACTTTTTCACACGGGCATCTTCAGGTGAACAGGTCATCGTGAGTGCAGCAGCTGGTTCGCTTGCACAGCTATGTCCTGTCATTCTTCAGGAAAAGCTACATGCAAATTTCAAATATGTCGATTCAACAAGTGCTTCTGATAGAATTGCAGATATGCTGGCCGGAAGGATTGATCTATTCTTTTCACAATATGGAATAATGCAACAGTATGTACAAAATGGTGATTTTGTTTCCTTAGGAATTATGGCAGACAAACGGAACCCAGCTTTTTCTGACGTGCCGACATTGAAAGAACAGGGATATGATATTGTCATCCCAAAGATCTTCTATATTGCACTTCCTCCGAAGACACCGGACACTGTAGTCAATAAATTAAGTGAAGCATTGAAAAAGACATGTGACAACAAGGATATGCTGAATGCAATAAGCAAGTTCAAAGTCATTGTCAACTATACGACTCCATCAGAAGCTTTGGATATAATCCAGCAAAAAGAACAACTTTATCAACGCTATGCAGACAAGTTGATTTAA
- a CDS encoding MurR/RpiR family transcriptional regulator has protein sequence MIISCLKKVEDSGPTCSYSERLIQKYILENSKSVIEMSVYELSRVVKVAPSTIVRYMKKMGFSGYRDFRISLHSEYLSTSQQKWNMMPVTSNVFQNVVETNCKSLGNAFKETDIRCLDAAASLLVSARRIVFFGIGTSAIIASDAHDLLLKLGLNCSIDNNLHHQLLTAALMDKDDVAFIISQSGVNKTILKIAEILITRKINSVGICNYEKTPFPKMVTIPICPFVQEEDSFPSRYLFQIPILCIIETLYYMVEERLGTTVNEVLGKTRQIIESESI, from the coding sequence ATGATTATCAGTTGTTTGAAGAAGGTTGAGGACAGTGGTCCGACTTGCAGCTATTCAGAACGTTTGATTCAGAAATATATATTGGAAAATTCAAAAAGTGTCATAGAAATGTCAGTGTATGAATTGAGTAGGGTGGTAAAAGTTGCTCCTTCAACAATTGTACGTTATATGAAAAAAATGGGATTTTCTGGTTATCGGGATTTCAGGATAAGCTTGCATTCTGAATATCTTTCTACTTCGCAGCAAAAATGGAATATGATGCCGGTTACCAGCAATGTTTTTCAGAATGTTGTAGAGACCAATTGCAAGTCTTTAGGAAATGCATTCAAGGAAACTGATATACGTTGCCTGGATGCTGCGGCTTCTCTTTTGGTTTCTGCTAGGCGAATAGTATTTTTTGGAATCGGTACCTCAGCAATAATTGCGAGCGATGCCCACGATTTATTACTGAAGTTAGGTTTGAATTGTTCAATAGATAACAATTTGCATCACCAACTCTTGACAGCAGCCTTGATGGACAAGGATGATGTTGCATTTATTATTTCACAGTCCGGTGTAAACAAGACTATCTTGAAAATTGCTGAAATATTGATAACGAGAAAAATCAATTCTGTCGGAATCTGTAATTATGAAAAAACACCCTTTCCCAAAATGGTAACCATACCTATTTGTCCATTTGTACAGGAAGAAGATTCGTTTCCCAGTAGGTATCTTTTCCAAATTCCAATTCTGTGCATCATAGAAACCTTATACTATATGGTCGAAGAACGTTTGGGTACAACTGTAAATGAAGTGTTGGGAAAAACCCGGCAGATCATAGAATCCGAATCAATTTAG